A DNA window from Engystomops pustulosus chromosome 6, aEngPut4.maternal, whole genome shotgun sequence contains the following coding sequences:
- the LOC140065829 gene encoding formyl peptide receptor 2-like, with amino-acid sequence MVILAKASITLYSIILILGIIGNGLVIWIAGFRMKKTISAVWFLHLAITDLLCCLSLPLLIVHWASGTLCSSSPSSEIFCTLYRLLLNINMSASVFFLTAMSIDRWVSVMWPFWAKIHRTQKLVRITAGIIWAMSFIWIGLIFYFSVFCVHDDSYDIELIIDLTRLVVLFVIPFIIIFTSYVTIAFKLKKSKRPQRSQRPYRIITAVILCFFICWFPYLLRPLIARCFISSDGMLRYLAFSSVFLILACLNSCINPIIYVFMANDFRHGFLRSIPFRLEKALSEPPNEPYEEEDHELSPTTHV; translated from the coding sequence ATGGTGATTTTGGCAAAGGCATCTATCACATTATACAGCATCATTCTCATCCTTGGGATTATCGGGAATGGATTGGTCATCTGGATTGCCGGATTCAGGATGAAGAAGACAATCAGTGCCGTGTGGTTCCTGCACTTGGCCATCACTGACCTCCTGTGCTGTTTGTCTCTTCCTCTGCTAATTGTACATTGGGCTTCTGGTACATTGTGTTCCTCGTCACCATCATCAGAAAttttctgcacattgtacagacttCTGTTAAATATAAACATGAGCGCCAGTGTTTTTTTTCTGACGGCCATGAGTATTGATCGCTGGGTATCGGTCATGTGGCCATTTTGGGCTAAAATCCATAGGACACAGAAACTAGTGAGAATCACTGCAGGAATTATCTGGGCGATGAGTTTTATTTGGATTGgattaattttttacttttcagtATTTTGTGTTCATGATGATAGCTATGATATAGAGCTGATCATTGACCTGACCAGGTTGGTTGTTCTCTTCGTGATCCCTTTTATCATTATCTTCACCAGTTATGTCACCATTGCCTTCAAACTTAAGAAAAGTAAAAGACCCCAGAGATCTCAGAGACCCTACAGGATCATCACCGCTGTTATATTGTGTTTCTTCATCTGCTGGTTTCCTTACCTCCTCCGTCCACTAATAGCCAGGTGTTTTATATCTTCTGATGGTATGTTACGATACCTTGCATTCAGTTCTGTCTTTCTCATCCTGGCTTGTCTTAACAGTTGTATCAATCCAATCATTTATGTTTTCATGGCTAACGATTTTAGACATGGCTTCCTGAGATCCATTCCCTTCAGACTTGAAAAAGCCTTAAGTGAACCTCCTAATGAGCCTTATGAAGAAGAAGATCATGAATTAAGCCCCACTACTCATGTTTAA